Proteins encoded by one window of Nocardioides euryhalodurans:
- a CDS encoding histidinol-phosphate transaminase, producing MTWPPLREELRGLAPYGAPQLSLEQAPVQLNVNENPYPPSAACVADIARAAGEAAAGLNRYPDREFVELRAALAAYLGQDGGRDLTPAHVWAANGSNEVMLQLLQAFGGPGRVALSFAPTYSMYPEYARDTLTEWVVGHREEDFTLDLDHARDLVLERRPSVVLLPSPNNPTGTALPPEAVGLLCEAAGDGLVVVDEAYGEFRRAGTPSALELLPDHHNLVVTRTMSKAFALAGARLGYLAADPAICDAIRVVRLPYHLSAVTQATALSALRHTDELLAQVDELRAERDRTVAWLREQGLTVADSDANFALFGTFDDRHAVWQALVDRGVLIRETGPSGWLRVSMGTPAEMGQFRTALTEVMKEMS from the coding sequence ATGACGTGGCCTCCCCTGCGGGAGGAGCTGCGGGGCCTGGCGCCGTACGGCGCGCCCCAGCTCTCCCTCGAGCAGGCACCCGTCCAGCTCAACGTCAACGAGAACCCCTATCCGCCGAGCGCCGCGTGCGTAGCCGACATCGCGCGGGCCGCGGGCGAGGCGGCAGCCGGTCTGAACCGCTACCCCGACCGGGAGTTCGTGGAGCTCCGCGCCGCCCTGGCCGCCTACCTGGGCCAGGACGGTGGCCGCGACCTGACCCCGGCCCACGTCTGGGCGGCCAACGGCTCCAACGAGGTGATGCTGCAGCTGCTGCAGGCCTTCGGCGGGCCGGGTCGGGTGGCTCTGAGCTTCGCGCCGACGTACTCGATGTATCCCGAGTACGCCCGTGACACCCTCACCGAGTGGGTCGTCGGGCACCGCGAGGAGGACTTCACCCTCGACCTCGACCACGCCCGCGACCTGGTGCTCGAGCGGCGACCGTCGGTGGTGCTGCTGCCGAGCCCGAACAACCCGACCGGCACCGCGCTCCCGCCCGAGGCGGTCGGCCTGCTCTGCGAGGCCGCGGGGGACGGGCTGGTCGTCGTCGACGAGGCGTACGGCGAGTTCCGCCGCGCCGGCACCCCCAGCGCCCTCGAGCTGCTGCCCGACCACCACAACCTGGTCGTGACACGCACGATGAGCAAGGCGTTCGCCCTGGCCGGCGCCCGGCTCGGCTACCTCGCCGCCGACCCTGCGATCTGCGACGCGATCCGGGTCGTCCGGCTGCCGTACCACCTCTCGGCCGTGACGCAGGCGACCGCGCTGTCGGCGCTGCGCCACACCGACGAGCTGCTCGCGCAGGTCGACGAGCTCAGGGCCGAGCGTGACCGGACGGTCGCCTGGCTGCGCGAGCAGGGGCTCACCGTCGCCGACAGCGACGCCAACTTCGCGCTCTTCGGCACCTTCGACGACCGGCACGCGGTCTGGCAGGCGCTGGTCGACCGTGGCGTGCTGATCCGGGAGACCGGTCCGTCCGGATGGTTGCGGGTGTCCATGGGCACCCCCGCGGAGATGGGACAATTCCGGACGGCACTCACCGAGGTGATGAAGGAGATGTCATGA